The Miscanthus floridulus cultivar M001 chromosome 7, ASM1932011v1, whole genome shotgun sequence genome includes a region encoding these proteins:
- the LOC136464222 gene encoding transcription initiation factor TFIID subunit 8-like — protein MGTPAKHPRAVPRHLQAAVSTVSTAQILRASGYSAAEPAALRALSDIAGRYIASLGRAAAAFAEARGRTEPNVADAVLALEDHALGGFPGASDPTRPLLCSGALAELAQFVAAVREVPFAKPLPRRDSGCGSGDGWESFAAAGREPPLSHVPQWLPCFPEGWEERLRVRCQEAANDEKDTGQVVTVMNGNGKRGMPENREKLSFRLGQKRQRVKPSDKHGGAFERFTKQGENSLSIECISSASNLVIGP, from the coding sequence ATGGGAACTCCGGCGAAGCACCCCCGTGCCGTCCCACGCCACCTACAGGCCGCagtctccaccgtctccaccgcGCAGATCCTCCGGGCCTCCGGCTACTCAGCCGCGGAGCCTGCCGCGCTCCGCGCCCTCTCCGACATCGCCGGCCGCTATATCGCGTCCCTgggccgcgccgccgcagccttcgcCGAGGCCCGCGGACGCACGGAGcccaacgtcgccgacgccgtccTCGCGCTCGAGGACCATGCGCTCGGCGGCTTCCCCGGCGCGTCCGACCCCACGCGGCCGTTGCTCTGTTCCGGCGCGCTCGCGGAGCTCGCCCAGTTCGTCGCCGCGGTGAGGGAGGTCCCGTTCGCGAAGCCCCTGCCGAGGAGGGATTCGGGCTGTGGCTCCGGCGACGGGTGGGAGAGCTTCGCTGCGGCGGGGAGGGAGCCGCCGCTGAGCCACGTTCCACAGTGGCTGCCCTGCTTCCCCGAGGGGTGGGAGGAACGGTTGCGCGTTCGCTGCCAGGAGGCAGCGAATGACGAGAAGGACACGGGGCAAGTGGTAACGGTGATGAACGGTAATGGCAAGAGAGGCATGCCCGAGAATAGGGAGAAGCTGTCGTTCCGCTTGGGACAAAAGCGGCAGCGTGTGAAACCATCCGACAAGCATGGTGGTGCCTTCGAGCGGTTCACAAAACAAGGAGAAAATTCTCTATCCATAGAATGTATCTCTTCAGCTTCAAATTTAGTCATTGGTCCATAG